A region from the Triticum aestivum cultivar Chinese Spring chromosome 3D, IWGSC CS RefSeq v2.1, whole genome shotgun sequence genome encodes:
- the LOC123076686 gene encoding agamous-like MADS-box protein AGL61: MAAPNQRGGSGRKKTVIRRIEQQDARQVSYAKRRVGLFNKASELSVLTGAQLAALAFPPGGKVFSFGHPSVDPVVERFLAGEGLGACPMAQGAANGRFLAAEGAGAGAGEGAADEDNVKRLAQQLAEMRTELREVKKQTKRIDKAMAKERAAGDQIAAWVDPKARDMGDEDMAAFFATLLKVKTDVSDRGWRQSYSNGLWRCRHRSSLPGWRWRSRCLSRTPKKRRSKPVSIGSSKIIHAWTIVPQSVCRQ; encoded by the coding sequence atGGCGGCACCCAATCAGAGGGGTGGCAGCGGCCGGAAGAAGACCGTAATCCGCCGGATCGAGCAGCAGGATGCCCGGCAAGTCTCCTACGCCAAGCGCCGAGTGGGCCTCTTCAACAAGGCCAGCGAGCTGTCTGTGCTCACGGGCGCCCAGCTGGCCGCCCTCGCCTTCCCTCCCGGCGGCAAGGTATTCTCCTTCGGCCACCCCTCCGTCGACCCCGTCGTAGAACGCTTCCTAGCGGGGGAAGGTCTGGGTGCTTGCCCGATGGCGCAGGGCGCTGCCAATGGCCGTTTCCTGGCGGCGGAGGGTGCCGGGGCCGGCGCGGGGGAGGGCGCTGCCGACGAAGACAACGTGAAGAGGCTGGCCCAGCAGCTCGCCGAGATGCGCACGGAGCTGAGGGAGGTGAAGAAGCAGACGAAGCGCATCGACAAGGCCATGGCTAAGGAGCGCGCCGCGGGGGACCAGATTGCGGCGTGGGTCGACCCGAAGGCGCGCGACATGGGGGACGAGGACATGGCGGCCTTCTTTGCCACGCTTCTGAAGGTAAAGACCGACGTCTCCGACCGGGGATGGAGACAGAGTTACAGCAATGGCTTATGGCGATGCCGCCACCGGAGTTCCCTGCCGGGTTGGAGATGGCGCAGCAGGTGCTTGAGCCGAACGCCGAAGAAGAGGAGATCTAAACCCGTGTCCATCGGTTCCAGTAAAATCATTCATGCATGGACGATAGTTCCTCAATCTGTTTGTCGTCAGTag